The sequence GCCGTTCCCTGTGACAGGCTTCACCTGAATAACCTTATTTGATCCCCTCCACAGCCCTGCAATGAAGgtctgtatattttatttttttagttgtttttatcttttggctgcaccgcacagcatgtgggatcctagttcctgcaccagggatcgaatccatgcctCCGGCACCGGCAGCGcaaaaatcttaaccactagaccaccagggaagcccgaaaggttcttttattatccccattttacagaaaactgAAGCCCTGGGTGAGGAAGTCTCTGGCCTAAGGTCGGAGAGCCCTCCGTCCAAGGGCAGGGATGCACATCTCGGGCCCCGGGGGAGCTCACAGCCTAGTTCCCCGCCCCTCCCAAAGGGCTGGGCACCACTCCTACCTGGAGATGCCAGCAAAGGCCCAGATGTTCTCCGTCAGACTTCCCTCGCTCTCCACCAGGCACGAGGGGCCCCCGGGTGCCCGGGGCCAGGCCTCCCACGCGGCAGGAACTAGAgcgaggagagggagggaggtcgTCCTCTCCCGCGCCCATCCCTATTTCACCCCCACAGGCTTCGGCACCCCCCCACCGAGCTTGTCTCTTTACCAAGCCCCCCGCTCTCCGCCCAATCTGCACACATCGTGCTTCCGCAAAGACACAGGCACACCCAGGCACACGCCTACGCACACCCACTCGCCACTCACAGCACTTCAGCAGCTACGCCCGCGCCTCGGCCGACAGCAGCTGGGCCTCAGCCCCGAACGCATCCTCGCGCACAGAGCCCTGGCACTCTCAGGCTTCTATAGTCACAGCCCGCAGACGCTGCCGCTCAGGCCCACCCTCGCCCAACCCACGCCGGTGCACGCGTGCCCGGCAACTCACGGGCCTCCCGGGCGGACAGCTGCAGCTGCGTCTCGTAGGTGCAGGCGCGGTAGGCCCCGGAGCGGAGCACCTTGCTGCGGATGGCCTTCTTGCGCACCAGCGTGGGCGAGCAGTACGGGTTCCCCAGGCGTGCGTGGCGGGCGCCCCCGCGGCTCCCCGACTCCAGCAGCTCCTTCTAGGGAGGGCCCCGCAGGGGCGCCCAGACTCAGGCCCGCCCGACCATAGCCCCTCCCACGGAAATCCGGCACCCGCCCCTCTCGACCTCCAGACCCTCGACCCGGTCCCCCGGTCCCCTGCCCACTCCCTGGCTGGGGTGCTGCATACCCCGCTGCCCCCAGACCCCTCTGCCGGCAGCCGCCGGAAGGAGACCAGCGCGTTAACGTTCTGTGAGAGCTGATCCCGGCCGAAGGGTTCCCGTACTAGGCCAGGGGAGGGGCCGGGGCCGGACACCGGCTTCAGGGGCACGTCCCCCACAGTCCCCGGGCATGGCTCGGGCCGCGCCCGCTCCTCCGGGTGCTGCAGGAGGTAAGCGAGCTGGAAGGAGCGGCAGAGCAGCAGGTGAAGGATCTGGacctggggagggagaaggaggtgtGCTCAGCTGGGGGGCTCCTGGGGGATCCCTGGGCATCAACCCACCCAGGGGTGCCTGCAGCCCCCTGGCTTGATGTGCTCTTCCCTATTCTTCCTGAGAAAACGAATACTTAGCCCTCAAAACCTCACCACCACGCAGcctcccctcccatcttccttgattcatttaacaaacagGAAGCATCTACTTTGTTCCAGGCGTCGTGCTTGGAGCTGGGAATACATGGGCTAAATGTACTTCTAGCCCTCAGTTACTAACCCCACCTATATCCTCTTAGAGGCGTGGCTGAGTCCAGACCCTGAAGTCATAGGACCTGGGATCTGATCCTGGCTCTGTCACAGAGGAACTGCTGGGTGACCCCTGGGTACAGCATGGCATCTCCGTGCCCCTTTAATGACATGGACCACAGGAaacctccacccccccccccaggggaGGCCCAGCACTCTGAGACCTGAACGTTCGATCCATTACACATGCAGCATCTAGCCCCGACATGGAACTGTGAGCTCCAAAAGTTCAAGGGTCATGGCTTGGCCACCAGTAACCCCAAGTAGCCACACAGGGCTCAACACACAGACGGCAAAGGCCTGCTGCTTGGAACCAAGCCCAGGCCCTGCTGCCCAAATGGCTGGCTGCCCCGGCTCCGCTGTTAGCAGCGGTCACACTGGCTTTGACTTTTAGGATCCACCCGTCCATCCTCTCTCCCCACAGGGCCAAGCAGCAGAACAGTTCAAGACCCAGACCCAGCCTGTGCCCTCAAAGAATTCCAGTGACTGCAGTGAGGGACAGACAGATGGCAGAGTGCAGTTCAGGTCACAGGATGGCAGAAGGCGAGGTGGTCTGGGGGATTCAAGCTGGGCTGAACCTCAAAGGGCAAGCTGGAATTTgccaggatggggagggggaggggcgtgGAGGCAGACAGAACAGCAAGGACGAAGGCCTGGCAGTGTAAGCCTCCCGGCCTGCTGCCCGTCTCCCAGCCCGAGGCATGCTGAGTCCACTGACTCACACTGGGGGGTTCCTCCGAAGGCAGAGCCACAGAAGGAGCCAGGGTGATGAGGGGTGCaggccagggggtgggggtgcttaGGCCAGCTCGCTGAGCCAGCCATGGCCTCGGTCCCTGGGACCCACGTGGAAGCACAGCACACCGCCCCCCCCCGCCAGCCCCAGTGCTGGGACCCTGCCCTGGGCCCCGGGTACCTCTCCAGGCTGGCTGCCCACAAAGAGGTGGCAGAAGAGCTTGCTGGCCGGGCTCCTGGGGTTTCGGGCCATGAAGGCGAACTGGCAGTCGGCTGGGCACCAGGTGGCGTAGAGGATGCGCTTCAGGGCGTGCGCCATCAGGAGCACCTGGGAGCCAGCAAGCCCGGGGCTCCATCAGACCTACCATGTGGCCCGCAGATGCCGCCAGCGCGCAGCCCCGCGGGCGCCACAACCTGGCCGGCGGCCTCCTGGGTCTGCCCTCCAGCCTGGGTGCCCAGCTGGGGGCCCACCCGGCTCCTGGGACGGAGAACTCTGCCCTCCTTCCAGGCCTGCCCAAACCGTGCTTCCCACGTGCACCCTCATCCTTTACACGGACCCTGAGCTCGGGGCCCCTGCCCTGCGCTGCCAACCAGCTGACTGGGGTGGTCGTGCCGAGTCATGGAGCCGAGGGGTAGAGCATTCACGGCCTGCAGGGTCACAGGGACAGGCAGTAGTGGCCGGCCCTGGGCTTGCACTCCTGGTCTCTGGAGTCAGGTGACCAGGGTTCGAATCCGGGCTGTCACTCACTCTCCGGTGCCTTGGGCGGCTGAGTACAGCTCTCTGAGCCCTTGCTGGGACCAGTGTTAAGGAGGGACAGGACCCCTCCGATGGGGCCGTCAGAGGGCATCAGTGAGACCTCGTGGAGGTGGCACAGGTGCTGGCCCCAGGGCCCCCACCGTGCCAGCTCTGGACGCGTTGGCACCACACCCTAGGTGAGTGGCGCCAAGT is a genomic window of Muntiacus reevesi chromosome 3, mMunRee1.1, whole genome shotgun sequence containing:
- the SH2D5 gene encoding SH2 domain-containing protein 5 isoform X2 produces the protein MAHALKRILYATWCPADCQFAFMARNPRSPASKLFCHLFVGSQPGEVQILHLLLCRSFQLAYLLQHPEERARPEPCPGTVGDVPLKPVSGPGPSPGLVREPFGRDQLSQNVNALVSFRRLPAEGSGGSGELLESGSRGGARHARLGNPYCSPTLVRKKAIRSKVLRSGAYRACTYETQLQLSAREALPAAWEAWPRAPGGPSCLVESEGSLTENIWAFAGISRPSALALLRRDVLGAFLLWPEPGASGQWCLSVRTQCGVVPHQVFRNHVGRYSVEHLPAEFPSLEALVEHHAGTERSLFCSLDMGRLNPGYEEQDCGPEGRPPRTLRPLGHAKSEAELQGLG
- the SH2D5 gene encoding SH2 domain-containing protein 5 isoform X1; translation: MQRAGAGGRRASDCGPAPQRPRCITKFAQYVGSFPVDDLDPQESVWLVQQQLWALKDCPRRRAVILKFSLQGLKIYSGEGEVLLMAHALKRILYATWCPADCQFAFMARNPRSPASKLFCHLFVGSQPGEVQILHLLLCRSFQLAYLLQHPEERARPEPCPGTVGDVPLKPVSGPGPSPGLVREPFGRDQLSQNVNALVSFRRLPAEGSGGSGELLESGSRGGARHARLGNPYCSPTLVRKKAIRSKVLRSGAYRACTYETQLQLSAREALPAAWEAWPRAPGGPSCLVESEGSLTENIWAFAGISRPSALALLRRDVLGAFLLWPEPGASGQWCLSVRTQCGVVPHQVFRNHVGRYSVEHLPAEFPSLEALVEHHAGTERSLFCSLDMGRLNPGYEEQDCGPEGRPPRTLRPLGHAKSEAELQGLG